In Rutidosis leptorrhynchoides isolate AG116_Rl617_1_P2 chromosome 2, CSIRO_AGI_Rlap_v1, whole genome shotgun sequence, one genomic interval encodes:
- the LOC139890952 gene encoding probable E3 ubiquitin-protein ligase ARI2, producing the protein MDVDDCVSSHGEEDYYCSDRDSLDDALENDDSDSQWNPPKSSSSKVITSESLLAAQREDLRRVTELLSLREHHARTLLIHYRWDVEKIFAILVEKGKERLFTEAGIPLLDSYDMDSSVSTSTTMCDICMDDLPSSEMTKMDCRHCFCNNCWTEHFIVKINEGQSRRIRCMAHKCNTICDEVIIRNLVSKRHPDLAEKFDRFLLESYIEDNKMVKWCPSTPHCGNAIRVEEDEFCEVECSCGNQFCFSCLCEAHSPCSCTMWELWTKKCRDESETVNWITVHTKPCPKCHKPVEKNGGCNLVSCICGQAFCWLCGGATGRDHTWSSIAGHSCGRYKEDIVKKSERAKRDLYRYMHYHNRYKAHTDSFKQESRLKETIRDKLVVLEGKDSQLRDFSWVTNGLYRLFRSRRALSYSYPFAYYMFGEELFNGEMTKEDVEIKQHLFEDQQQQLETNVEKLSKFIEEPFDKYPEDRIMEIRMQVINLSVITDNLCKKMYECIETDLLGSLQFGIHNIAPYYSKGIEKATELPVSWAAKSCNNGKRQQPEEPSNGGTYESDRPSGSGSSEEIVFSSRKKDRKEEFGDGGMFDLNLPADVID; encoded by the exons ATGGATGTAGATGATTGCGTTAGTAGCCACGGTGAAGAAGATTACTATTGCTCCGATCGCGATTCCCTCGATGATGCACTCGAGAATGATGATTCTGATTCTCAATGGAACCCCCCTAAAAGTTCATCATCAAAG GTCATAACAAGCGAATCTCTTTTGGCTGCTCAG AGGGAAGATTTACGCAGAGTTACGGAATTACTGTCTCTAAGGGAGCATCATGCGCGGACGTTACTAATACATTATCGTTGGGATGTGGAGAAAATATTTGCAATACTTGTAGAGAAAGGAAAAGAACGCTTGTTTACAGAGGCCGGTATTCCCTTGCTCGATTCTTATGATATGGACTCTTCAGTGTCTACTTCTACAACAATGTGTGATATATGCATGGACGACTTGCCATCAAGTGAGATGACAAAAATGGACTGCAGGCATTGCTTCTGTAACAATT GTTGGACAGAacattttattgtaaaaataaatgAGGGGCAGAGTAGACGTATCAGATGTATGGCTCACAAATGTAACACAATATGTGATGAGGTAATAATCCGGAATTTAGTTAGTAAAAGGCATCCTGATTTGGCTGAGAAATTTGATCGCTTTCTTCTCGAGTCGTATATCGAGGATAATAAAATGGTAAAATGGTGTCCGAGTACTCCTCATTGTGGGAATGCAATCCGTGTTGAAGAAGATGAGTTTTGTGAGGTAGAATGTTCATGTGGTAATCAATTTTGTTTCAGTTGTTTATGTGAAGCCCATTCTCCTTGTTCTTGTACAATGTGGGAACTTTGGACTAAGAAGTGTCGAGATGAATCAGAAACAGTTAACTGGATAACTGTTCACACAAAGCCCTGCCCTAAGTGTCATAAACCTGTCGAGAAAAACGGTGGCTGTAATCTAGTCAGCTGCATCTGTGGACAAGCCTTTTG TTGGCTGTGTGGTGGAGCAACTGGTCGGGATCATACGTGGTCAAGCATTGCGGGTCATAGTTGTGGTCGGTACAAGGAAGACATTGTGAAAAAATCTGAGCGAGCAAAACGAGACTTATACCGGTACATGCATTATCACAATCGTTACAAAGCTCATACAGATTCATTTAAGCAAGAATCTAGACTGAAGGAGACCATACGAGACAAGTTGGTAGTTTTGGAGGGAAAAGATTCACAGTTAAGAGATTTTAGCTGGGTCACAAATGGACTATATCGTTTATTTAGATCAAGACGAGCACTTTCTTACTCATACCCCTTTGCATATTATATGTTTGGTGAAGAGCTGTTTAATGGTGAGATGACAAAAGAAGATGTGGAGATAAAACAACATTTGTTTGAAGATCAGCAACAGCAGCTTGAAACTAACGTTGAGAAGCTTAGTAAGTTTATTGAGGAGCCGTTTGATAAGTACCCTGAAGACAGAATAATGGAAATTCGTATGCAAGTCATTAATTTATCTGTTATCACCGACAACTTGTGCAAGAAAAT GTACGAATGTATCGAAACGGATCTGTTGGGCTCGCTACAATTTGGCATACATAACATAGCTCCATATTACTCGAAGGGGATTGAGAAGGCTACAGAACTTCCCGTTAGTTGGGCCGCAAAATCATGTAATAACGGTAAACGTCAACAGCCGGAAGAACCAAGTAATG GTGGTACATATGAATCGGATCGGCCATCAGGTTCGGGCAGCTCAGAAGAGATTGTATTTTCTTCTCGGAAAAAGGACAGAAAAGAGGAATTTGGAGATGGTGGTATGTTTGACCTTAATTTGCCTGCAGATGTTATTGATTGA